One Dromiciops gliroides isolate mDroGli1 chromosome 3, mDroGli1.pri, whole genome shotgun sequence DNA segment encodes these proteins:
- the THY1 gene encoding thy-1 membrane glycoprotein: MLSPKIGIAVLLTVLQVAYGQKVNSLTACLMDKTLRVDCRYENNTKSPLQYEFSLTREKQKHVLNSTMGVPEHTYRSRVNLSISHNLMSLSLKDFTQKEEGIYSCDLRASGIPNSFVTKNITVYKDKLQTCGVMSLLVQNTSWLLLLLLSLPLLQATDFECL; encoded by the exons ATGTTGAGTCCCAAGATTGGCATCGCTGTCCTGTTGACAG TCTTGCAGGTGGCCTATGGACAGAAGGTGAACAGCCTGACTGCCTGTTTGATGGACAAGACCCTGAGGGTGGACTGCCGCTATGAAAATAACACCAAGTCCCCGCTTCAGTATGAGTTCAGCCTGACCCGAGAGAAACAAAAGCATGTGCTGAACTCCACAATGGGAGTGCCTGAGCATACCTACCGGAGCCGGGTCAACCTCTCCATCTCCCATAACTTAATGAGCCTGTCCCTGAAAGATTTCACCCAAAAGGAAGAGGGGATCTATTCCTGTGACCTGCGTGCTTCTGGAATCCCCAACTCCTTTGTCACCAAGAACATCACTGTCTACAAAG ATAAACTGCAGACCTGTGGGGTCATGAGCCTGCTGGTTCAGAACACCTcatggctgctgctgctgctgctctctctcccccttctacAGGCCACGGATTTTGAGTGCCTGTGA